The following coding sequences lie in one Oncorhynchus kisutch isolate 150728-3 linkage group LG17, Okis_V2, whole genome shotgun sequence genomic window:
- the LOC109885794 gene encoding zinc finger protein PLAGL2-like: protein MAAGAAEAPRHVTALTPEDEERLAAAELYSDSTLPRTEREREREERASGNECLVCGTWFGSQDKLRLHSFCHTGEKPFHCSQPHCPKAFSSKYKLFRHMATHSPQKTHQCSFCEKMFHRKDHLKNHLQTHDPNKEAFKCEECGKHYNTKLGYKRHVAMHSATAGDLTCKVCLQSYESTPALMEHLKSHSGKSSGGAKEKKHPCDHCDRRFYTRKDVRRHMVVHTGRKDFLCQYCAQRFGRKDHLTRHVKKSHSQELLKIKTEPLDMQGMLGSGSSPCTVKEELSPMMCSMSSNKDHMLAKTFPSGTPFPMGMYNPHHLQAMSNPEVGHHHSLMPGSLSAAMGMGCHMEPPLHPPHHHHHHHHHHHHIQNSPPLPHLQQPQQHQQQQHAQPPPKYQLGSTSYLLDKPLKVEMESFLMDLQSGLTGHHSGDHHHAAASPPKEGLEHPSGLTDELCGDPLLSKSPAVIAESLCTANMDFSHLLSFLPLNLPPYNAPISTAGLVMGYTSSAASSSSSSSSSLRGTEPHAAATAAPLTSLQPQPQEQHGSSRGLGLGPLHPLPPVFSSSLSTTTLPRFHQAFQ from the exons ATGGCAGCTGGTGCCGCCGAGGCTCCACGCCATGTTACAGCACTGACGCCGGAGGACGAGGAACGACTAGCCGCTGCCGAGCTGTACAGCGACTCTACCCTgccacggacagagagagagagagagagggaagagcgaGCCAGCGGCAACGAGTGTTTGGTGTGTGGGACTTGGTTTGGTTCGCAGGATAAGCTTCGGCTTCACTCTTTCTGTCACACGGGAGAGAAACCCTTCCACTGCTCCCAGCCACACTGTCCTAAGGCCTTCAGCTCCAAATATAAACTGTTCAG GCATATGGCCACACACTCTCCGCAGAAAACTCACCAGTGCTCGTTCTGCGAGAAAATGTTTCACCGCAAAGATCACCTGAAGAACCACCTGCAGACCCATGACCCCAACAAAGAGGCCTTCAAGTGTGAGGAATGTGGCAAGCACTACAACACCAAGCTGGGCTACAAGCGTCATGTGGCCATGCATTCAGCCACTGCTGGGGACCTCACCTGTAAGGTGTGCCTGCAGAGCTACGAGAGTACCCCTGCCCTGATGGAGCATCTCAAGAGCCACTCGGGCAAGTCCTCCGGAGGTGCCAAGGAGAAGAAGCACCCGTGTGACCACTGTGACCGCCGCTTCTACACACGGAAGGACGTGCGTCGCCACATGGTGGTCCACACCGGCAGAAAGGACTTCCTGTGTCAGTACTGCGCCCAGCGCTTCGGCAGGAAGGACCACCTGACACGGCATGTGAAGAAGAGCCACTCTCAGGAGCTGCTGAAAATAAAGACAGAGCCTCTGGACATGCAAGGCATGCTGGGCTCTGGCTCCTCCCCCTGCACTGTCAAAGAGGAGCTCAGCCCCATGATGTGCAGTATGAGTTCCAACAAAGACCACATGCTGGCCAAGACATTCCCCAGCGGCACCCCCTTCCCCATGGGCATGtacaacccccaccacctccagGCCATGTCCAACCCTGAGGTGGGCCACCACCACTCTCTGATGCCTGGCTCCCTGTCCGCTGCCATGGGGATGGGCTGCCACATGGagccccccctccatcccccgcaccaccaccaccaccaccaccaccatcaccaccacatccAAAACTCCCCCCCACTGCCCCACCTGCAGCAGCCCCAACAGCACCAGCAGCAACAGCACGCCCAGCCGCCGCCCAAATACCAGCTGGGATCTACCTCATACCTGCTGGACAAGCCCCTCAAAGTGGAGATGGAGAGCTTTCTCATGGATCTGCAGAGTGGGCTGACGGGCCACCACTCAGGCGATCATCATCATGCTGCTGCCTCGCCCCCCAAGGAGGGACTAGAGCACCCCTCAGGCCTGACAGACGAGCTGTGTGGTGACCCCCTCCTGTCTAAGAGCCCTGCTGTCATCGCTGAGTCTCTGTGCACTGCTAACATGGACTTCTCTCACCTGCTGAGCTTCCTGCCCCTCAACCTGCCCCCCTACAACGCCCCCATCAGCACAGCAGGACTAGTCATGGGGTATACCTCatctgctgcctcctcctcttcctcctcttcgtcaTCCTTGCGTGGCACTGAGCCGCACGCCGCTGCCACAGCCGCACCTCTT